In Flavobacteriaceae bacterium, the following proteins share a genomic window:
- a CDS encoding GLPGLI family protein produces MKLTLTKLKYTFLLAFIVNISNAQKDFQGVATYESKTTIDLDNIGGGRGGRQLTEEQKKQFAERMRRNLEKTYTLRFNKTESMYKEQAKLQAPTAGGRGGRGFGGFGGSFTGGDQYKNVKDEQLLQEQEFFGKQFLIKDDLKKLEWKMENESRQIGQYLAFKATAVKKVDDADFGNFFRRGRNNNNETAKDSTATDKSEDELVKSREVVVTAWYTPQIPVNQGPGEYWGLPGLILEVSEDRTTILCSKIVINPGEKEEIKVPSKGKEVTKTEYTEIINKKMIELRENFRGRGRGGNGGGRRGGN; encoded by the coding sequence ATGAAATTAACCCTTACTAAACTGAAATATACATTTTTATTGGCATTTATTGTCAATATAAGTAATGCTCAAAAAGATTTCCAAGGTGTGGCAACTTACGAATCTAAAACTACTATAGATTTAGATAATATTGGAGGTGGCCGTGGTGGTAGGCAACTAACTGAAGAACAAAAAAAACAATTCGCTGAGCGTATGCGAAGAAACTTAGAAAAAACGTACACATTACGTTTTAATAAAACGGAATCCATGTATAAAGAACAAGCAAAATTACAAGCACCTACAGCTGGAGGGCGAGGCGGAAGAGGTTTTGGAGGTTTTGGAGGTAGTTTTACAGGCGGAGATCAATATAAAAACGTAAAAGATGAGCAATTACTTCAGGAACAAGAATTTTTTGGAAAACAATTCTTAATAAAAGATGATCTTAAAAAGCTAGAATGGAAAATGGAGAATGAATCGCGCCAAATAGGACAATACCTGGCTTTTAAAGCCACAGCTGTGAAAAAAGTTGATGATGCAGATTTCGGTAATTTTTTCAGACGTGGTAGAAATAATAATAATGAGACTGCAAAAGATTCGACGGCGACTGATAAATCAGAAGATGAGCTTGTTAAATCAAGAGAAGTTGTAGTTACAGCATGGTATACGCCTCAAATCCCAGTGAATCAAGGACCAGGAGAATATTGGGGTTTACCAGGATTAATTTTAGAGGTAAGTGAGGATAGAACAACTATTTTGTGTTCTAAAATTGTAATAAACCCAGGAGAAAAAGAAGAAATTAAAGTACCATCTAAAGGTAAAGAAGTTACTAAAACAGAGTATACTGAAATTATAAACAAAAAAATGATAGAATTACGAGAGAACTTTAGAGGTCGTGGCCGAGGTGGTAATGGTGGTGGCAGACGAGGCGGTAATTAA
- a CDS encoding TonB-dependent receptor, translated as MKHLLTTILLLVVGTTFAQIKMEGVVKDSLGVSLELANVIAINQETNALESFGITNEEGKYKLDLEKNTAYRIQVSYIGYKAIDEVLTTKEENIKRDFVLNEDNSLDEIELVYEIPVTISGDTITYNADSFKKPTDRKLGDLLKNLPGVEVNDAGEVEVEGKAVSKLMVNGKDFFDGDTKLGTKNIPSNAVDKVEVLKNFAEVGQLRGVQDNSDNVALNIKLKEGKENFWFGDITAGGGQSGDLNVDGSNGAASSTILEGSELYLFQPKLFYYSPKYSINFIGDINNIGEAALTRRDIFGFSGGFRAPSANSGTSISLGNNSIGFLAAQNNGALDVNTKLGAVNFSYSPKKTLDYSGFAIFSSSRVDTQRNSSTVFTDNNIAPDEDTENSERERSNIGLFKFSTKYKPNLSNQLEYDIQGRASKNSVDQNFFSSVTGNTLEAQDETPFSITQSLNYYYTHNENNIFALSAQYLIQDEDPFYNALLENNALNNDGDPNDPNPDNRPDAFDDTAEGLGLDRTLDNYNISQERRVKTNQLDAKLDYWNVLNDKSNINLTLGVISSQQDFNSNLFQRLGEFSNSPIFNPTPLFNDGLDSNDIEYNFTDLYLGVHYQVKAGIFTLTPGFKVHSYNVNNKQFGEEFDDDFFRILPDFTARIQFKRSESLRLNYRVQTQFNDVNQFARGIVLNNFNSLFIGNPELENALSHNVSLNYSSFNLFNYTNVFGNITYRKSIDQVQSQTDFSSVVRTRTPFNSTLDNETISAFGSYQRTFNKIRGTIRGNFSYSKFNQLIQGRPSVNENYNQNYTAQLRTNFRTAPNVQLGYGYTISDNNQGGRNTKFYTNAPSIEFDAYIFKALTFRTNYNYNRVSDDSGTLNTFDVWNATLSYRKNADAKWEYEVKATNLLNTESRTNTGTSAFSVSVNETFIQPRYITFRVRYQL; from the coding sequence ATGAAACATCTATTAACTACTATTCTACTATTAGTAGTAGGAACTACTTTTGCTCAAATTAAAATGGAAGGTGTTGTAAAAGACAGCTTAGGAGTATCATTAGAATTAGCAAATGTTATTGCAATCAATCAAGAAACAAATGCTTTAGAATCTTTTGGAATTACGAATGAAGAAGGGAAATACAAGTTAGATTTAGAAAAAAATACAGCTTATAGAATTCAAGTGAGTTATATAGGTTATAAAGCCATTGATGAAGTTCTTACCACAAAAGAAGAAAATATTAAAAGAGATTTTGTTTTAAATGAAGACAACTCATTAGATGAGATAGAACTAGTATATGAAATACCAGTAACTATTAGCGGTGATACTATAACTTATAATGCAGATTCATTTAAAAAACCTACAGATCGAAAGTTAGGAGATTTATTAAAAAACCTTCCTGGTGTCGAAGTTAATGATGCTGGAGAAGTAGAAGTAGAAGGTAAAGCTGTTTCAAAATTAATGGTGAATGGAAAAGATTTTTTTGATGGAGATACCAAACTGGGAACTAAAAATATACCATCAAATGCAGTAGATAAAGTTGAAGTTTTAAAAAACTTTGCAGAAGTAGGGCAATTAAGAGGCGTACAAGATAATTCAGATAATGTTGCTTTAAATATTAAGTTAAAAGAAGGAAAAGAAAATTTTTGGTTTGGAGATATTACTGCTGGAGGGGGACAATCTGGGGATTTAAATGTAGATGGAAGTAATGGAGCTGCTAGTAGTACAATTTTAGAAGGAAGTGAGTTATATTTATTTCAACCCAAATTATTTTATTATAGCCCTAAATACAGTATTAATTTTATTGGTGATATTAATAATATAGGTGAAGCTGCATTAACACGCCGTGATATTTTTGGATTTTCAGGAGGATTCAGAGCTCCTAGTGCTAATAGTGGTACAAGTATTAGTTTAGGAAATAATAGTATAGGGTTTTTAGCTGCTCAAAATAATGGAGCACTAGATGTAAATACAAAATTAGGAGCAGTTAATTTTAGTTATTCTCCTAAAAAGACCTTGGATTATAGTGGATTTGCCATTTTTTCGAGTAGTAGAGTTGATACACAACGAAATAGCTCTACAGTGTTTACAGATAATAATATAGCACCAGACGAGGATACTGAAAATAGTGAGAGAGAACGTTCAAATATTGGATTGTTTAAATTTAGTACTAAATATAAGCCTAACCTTAGTAATCAATTAGAATACGATATACAAGGAAGAGCATCAAAAAATTCTGTAGATCAAAACTTTTTCTCTTCAGTAACAGGTAATACATTAGAAGCTCAAGATGAAACCCCTTTTAGTATTACTCAAAGTTTAAATTATTATTATACACATAATGAGAATAATATTTTTGCATTATCGGCACAATATTTAATTCAAGACGAAGATCCATTTTATAATGCATTGTTAGAAAATAATGCATTAAATAATGATGGAGATCCGAATGACCCAAACCCTGATAATCGTCCTGATGCATTTGATGATACAGCAGAAGGTTTAGGTTTAGATCGTACGTTAGATAATTACAATATTTCTCAAGAACGTCGTGTTAAAACAAACCAATTAGATGCAAAATTAGATTATTGGAATGTGTTGAACGATAAGAGTAATATTAATTTAACCTTAGGGGTTATTTCTAGCCAACAAGATTTTAATTCTAATTTATTTCAACGTTTAGGCGAATTTTCTAACTCTCCTATTTTTAACCCTACACCTTTATTTAATGATGGTTTAGATTCTAATGACATAGAGTATAACTTTACAGACCTTTATTTAGGAGTACATTATCAAGTTAAAGCAGGTATTTTTACCTTAACACCAGGGTTTAAAGTGCATTCATATAATGTGAATAATAAACAATTTGGAGAAGAGTTTGACGACGATTTCTTTAGAATATTACCAGATTTCACTGCGAGAATTCAATTTAAAAGAAGTGAAAGCCTTCGACTTAATTATCGTGTACAAACACAATTTAATGATGTAAATCAATTTGCTCGAGGTATAGTATTAAATAATTTTAACTCTTTATTTATTGGTAACCCAGAATTAGAGAATGCCCTATCACATAATGTAAGTTTAAACTATTCTAGCTTTAATTTGTTTAACTATACGAATGTATTTGGTAATATAACTTATAGAAAAAGCATAGATCAAGTACAGAGTCAAACCGATTTCTCTAGTGTAGTAAGAACGCGAACGCCATTTAATTCTACTTTAGATAACGAAACGATTTCTGCTTTTGGGAGTTACCAACGTACGTTCAATAAAATAAGAGGAACTATTCGAGGAAATTTTAGTTACTCTAAATTTAATCAACTGATACAAGGAAGACCTTCAGTAAATGAGAATTATAATCAAAATTATACAGCACAACTGCGTACTAATTTTAGAACAGCACCTAACGTACAGTTAGGTTATGGATATACAATTTCGGATAATAATCAAGGAGGACGTAATACAAAGTTTTATACTAATGCTCCTTCAATAGAATTTGATGCTTATATTTTTAAGGCTTTAACGTTTAGGACTAATTATAATTATAATAGAGTGAGTGATGATAGCGGTACACTTAATACGTTTGACGTTTGGAATGCTACGTTATCCTATAGGAAAAATGCAGATGCTAAATGGGAATATGAAGTTAAAGCAACTAATTTACTAAATACAGAATCTAGAACGAATACAGGGACTAGTGCATTTTCAGTAAGTGTAAATGAAACATTTATACAACCACGATATATAACTTTTAGAGTGAGATATCAATTGTAA
- a CDS encoding M20/M25/M40 family metallo-hydrolase translates to MKYVFKILTVSLFLLGYTIQAQQAKDPVIENIIKEANENSQLERLAHELLDVVGPRLVGTPQMKQANDWAVSKYKGWGISAKNEKWGEWRGWERGITHIDMVYPRIQTLSGTQLAWNPSTSSEGVTAEMIVLPEVKDASDFKNWLPNVKGRLVMISMKEPTGRPDYNWEEFATETSIEKMRKERREQTTKWRENIQRTGYNGRSIITALEDAGAAGIVSSRWSRGFGVNKIFSARTKKIPTVDLELEDYTMLYRMVEYGDKPRIKIVAESKELGRVPNFNTIAEIKGSEKPDEYVVLSAHFDSWDGGTGATDNGTGTLVMMEAMRILKKMYPNPKRTILVGHWGSEEQGLNGSRAFVEDHPEITKNIQAVFNQDNGTGRVVNISGQGFLNAYDYLGRWLQKVPREITSEINTNFPGFPGGGGSDYASFLAAGVPAFSLSSLSWSYGTYTWHTNRDTYDKIVFDDVRSNAILTAILAYMASEDPEKTSREKIKMPINPRTGEKRTWPSPRSPQRNGGQ, encoded by the coding sequence ATGAAGTATGTATTTAAAATCTTGACTGTAAGCCTTTTTCTTTTAGGCTATACAATTCAAGCGCAACAAGCTAAAGATCCAGTAATTGAAAACATTATTAAAGAAGCAAATGAGAATTCTCAATTAGAACGTTTAGCTCATGAACTTTTAGATGTTGTAGGCCCGAGATTAGTAGGAACTCCACAAATGAAACAAGCCAATGATTGGGCAGTCTCTAAATATAAAGGCTGGGGTATTTCTGCCAAGAATGAGAAATGGGGAGAATGGCGTGGATGGGAGCGTGGGATTACCCATATTGATATGGTATATCCACGAATACAAACTTTAAGTGGTACACAATTAGCTTGGAACCCTAGTACATCTAGTGAAGGTGTAACTGCAGAAATGATTGTACTTCCTGAAGTAAAAGATGCAAGCGATTTTAAAAATTGGCTACCAAATGTAAAAGGAAGATTAGTAATGATTTCAATGAAAGAACCAACTGGACGACCTGATTATAATTGGGAAGAATTTGCGACAGAAACTTCTATTGAGAAAATGAGGAAAGAACGCCGTGAACAAACTACAAAATGGAGAGAAAATATACAACGTACAGGTTATAATGGGCGAAGTATTATTACTGCTTTAGAAGATGCTGGTGCAGCAGGAATTGTTTCTAGCAGATGGTCAAGAGGTTTTGGAGTGAATAAAATATTTAGTGCTAGAACAAAAAAAATCCCTACTGTAGATTTAGAATTAGAAGATTATACGATGTTATATCGTATGGTAGAATACGGTGACAAACCTCGAATTAAAATTGTAGCAGAATCTAAAGAATTAGGGCGTGTACCTAATTTTAACACTATTGCAGAAATTAAAGGGTCTGAAAAGCCAGATGAGTATGTGGTGTTATCAGCACATTTTGATTCTTGGGATGGAGGTACCGGAGCTACCGATAATGGTACAGGAACCTTAGTAATGATGGAGGCTATGCGTATTTTAAAGAAAATGTACCCTAACCCAAAACGTACAATTTTAGTAGGACATTGGGGAAGTGAAGAGCAAGGCTTAAATGGATCTAGAGCTTTTGTAGAAGATCATCCTGAAATCACAAAAAATATTCAAGCAGTTTTTAATCAAGATAATGGTACTGGTCGTGTTGTAAATATATCTGGACAAGGATTTTTAAATGCATATGATTATTTAGGACGTTGGTTGCAAAAAGTGCCTAGAGAAATTACTAGCGAAATAAATACAAATTTCCCTGGATTCCCTGGAGGTGGTGGATCTGATTATGCATCATTTCTAGCAGCAGGCGTACCTGCATTTAGCTTAAGTTCTTTAAGCTGGTCGTATGGAACATACACATGGCATACCAATCGTGATACCTATGATAAAATAGTATTTGATGATGTGCGTAGTAATGCAATTTTAACAGCAATATTAGCTTATATGGCTAGTGAAGATCCAGAAAAAACATCTAGAGAAAAAATTAAGATGCCTATAAATCCAAGAACAGGAGAAAAACGTACGTGGCCATCACCAAGATCTCCACAACGTAATGGTGGTCAGTGA
- a CDS encoding sensor histidine kinase: MNDVKYRWILYTIVFVILGTISIQVYWNYKNYLINKQQFINDVQISLDNAVDSYYENLAKKNTIGFSINSKYGDSNKKRDKALDSILKKIKIDSINNSFCCLDSINKNSIKNISIYRGIKTDSFLRDNKNKHEFWKSSSQNNRVRAINNPNDTILLKNVEFLTTQIVLSISNDSINLSQMDSLFIDELHRKNITISHGLSFEENYKTPQHLNKANIENSTLSTSSKSVFLPKNGVLNAHFSNETKIILKRILSGILISTLLILAVISCLFYLLRIIKHQKQLAEVKNDFISNITHEFKTPIATIGVALESIKDFNIIDNKEKTKNYLDMSGRQLSKLNIMVEKLLETATLDSENLNLNKEEINITDLLNLIINKHRMQTKEKTVSFTTSSDTLMAKVDAFHFENAINNIVDNAIKYGGDVISVDLKQTTIAFTVIISDNGGKLTKTDAAHIFDKFYRIPKGNTHDIKGFGIGLYYAKKIVEKHGGAIHLDIENSLTTFKLSFPNA; encoded by the coding sequence ATGAACGATGTGAAATACAGGTGGATTTTATATACTATTGTTTTTGTAATCCTCGGTACTATTAGCATACAAGTATATTGGAATTATAAAAATTATCTCATTAATAAGCAACAGTTTATTAATGATGTACAAATAAGTCTTGATAATGCTGTAGATAGTTATTATGAGAATTTAGCTAAAAAAAATACTATTGGATTTAGTATAAATTCTAAATATGGAGATAGCAACAAAAAAAGAGATAAAGCACTTGACAGTATTTTAAAAAAAATAAAAATTGATTCTATAAATAATTCATTTTGCTGTCTCGATTCTATAAATAAAAACTCTATTAAAAATATATCTATTTATAGAGGTATCAAAACGGATTCTTTTTTAAGAGATAATAAAAACAAGCACGAGTTCTGGAAATCTTCATCTCAAAACAATAGAGTCAGAGCTATTAACAATCCTAATGATACTATTTTATTAAAAAACGTAGAATTTTTAACAACTCAAATTGTTCTTTCAATCTCTAATGATTCTATTAATTTAAGTCAAATGGATTCACTTTTTATTGATGAATTACATCGAAAAAATATAACTATAAGTCACGGCTTGTCATTTGAAGAAAATTATAAGACCCCTCAACATCTCAATAAAGCGAATATTGAAAATTCAACACTGAGTACATCATCAAAATCTGTTTTCTTGCCTAAAAATGGAGTGTTAAATGCTCATTTCTCTAATGAAACTAAAATTATTTTAAAACGAATTTTATCAGGTATTTTAATTTCTACACTACTTATTTTAGCTGTTATAAGTTGTCTGTTCTATTTATTACGAATTATAAAACATCAAAAGCAATTAGCCGAGGTTAAAAATGATTTCATAAGTAACATTACCCACGAATTCAAAACTCCTATTGCTACTATTGGTGTTGCTTTAGAAAGTATTAAGGATTTTAATATTATAGATAATAAAGAGAAGACAAAAAACTATTTAGATATGTCTGGCAGGCAGCTATCTAAATTAAATATAATGGTCGAAAAACTACTTGAGACCGCTACATTAGATAGTGAAAACCTAAATTTGAATAAAGAAGAAATAAATATTACCGATTTGTTAAATCTAATTATTAATAAGCATCGTATGCAGACAAAAGAGAAGACTGTCTCTTTTACTACATCTTCAGACACCTTAATGGCTAAGGTAGATGCTTTTCATTTTGAGAATGCAATTAATAATATAGTTGACAATGCTATTAAATATGGAGGAGATGTAATTTCAGTAGATTTAAAACAAACAACTATCGCCTTTACAGTTATTATTTCTGATAATGGCGGTAAGTTAACAAAAACTGATGCAGCGCACATTTTTGATAAATTTTATCGTATCCCAAAAGGAAATACACATGATATAAAAGGATTTGGCATAGGTTTATATTACGCTAAAAAGATTGTTGAAAAACATGGAGGTGCTATTCATTTAGATATAGAAAATTCTTTAACTACTTTTAAACTGTCATTCCCAAATGCATAA
- a CDS encoding DNA-binding response regulator, translating into MHKPTTILLAEDEPALGLIIKESLETRNFKVLLCENGEIAFNTYKKEQPELLVLDVMMPKKDGFTLAKEIRIENDVIPIIFLTAKSQTQDVVEGFTIGGNDYLKKPFSMEELIVRIHNLLDRTKQQKSSKILKFGSFTFDFPKQTLQYKTENEHQLTHREAHLLFHLIKNKNEVLDRTLILNKLWGNDDFFNARSMDVFITKLRKKLAKDNSIQIVNVRGFGYKLIC; encoded by the coding sequence ATGCATAAGCCTACCACTATATTGTTAGCAGAAGATGAACCAGCATTAGGGTTGATCATTAAAGAAAGTTTAGAGACACGCAATTTTAAAGTTTTACTCTGTGAGAATGGTGAAATTGCTTTTAACACCTATAAAAAGGAGCAACCCGAACTATTAGTATTAGATGTAATGATGCCTAAAAAAGATGGTTTTACATTAGCAAAAGAAATTCGTATAGAAAATGATGTGATCCCTATTATATTTCTTACTGCTAAATCACAAACACAGGACGTGGTTGAAGGGTTTACAATTGGTGGTAACGATTATTTAAAGAAGCCTTTTAGTATGGAAGAGCTTATTGTTCGAATTCATAATTTACTAGATCGAACAAAACAACAAAAATCATCAAAAATTCTAAAGTTTGGAAGTTTTACATTCGATTTTCCAAAACAAACACTTCAATATAAGACTGAAAATGAACATCAACTTACTCATCGTGAAGCACATTTATTATTTCATTTAATAAAAAATAAAAATGAAGTTTTAGATCGCACTCTAATTTTAAATAAACTTTGGGGTAATGATGATTTTTTCAATGCGAGAAGCATGGACGTTTTTATTACAAAACTTCGAAAAAAACTTGCAAAAGACAATTCGATACAAATTGTAAACGTTAGAGGGTTCGGATATAAGTTAATCTGTTAA
- a CDS encoding deoxynucleoside kinase — protein sequence MHVAIAGNIGAGKTTLTKLLAKHYKWEAHLEDVVDNPYLDDFYNQMERWSFNLQVYFLNSRFRQVLQIRESGKDIIQDRTIYEDAHIFAPNLHAMGLMTNRDFENYKSLFDLMESLVKGPDLLIYLRSSIPNLVSQIHKRGREYENTISIDYLSRLNERYEAWIHGYDKGKLLIIDVDDLNFVDNPEDLGTVINTIDAEINGLF from the coding sequence ATGCACGTTGCAATCGCTGGAAATATTGGCGCAGGAAAAACTACGCTTACAAAATTACTTGCAAAACATTATAAATGGGAAGCTCATTTAGAAGATGTAGTGGACAATCCGTATTTAGATGATTTTTACAATCAAATGGAACGTTGGAGCTTTAATTTGCAAGTATATTTTTTAAATAGCAGATTTCGTCAAGTATTACAAATACGTGAGAGTGGAAAAGACATTATTCAAGATCGTACCATATATGAAGATGCTCATATTTTTGCACCCAATTTACACGCAATGGGTTTGATGACCAATCGTGATTTCGAAAATTACAAATCGTTATTCGATCTTATGGAATCTTTAGTTAAAGGCCCAGATTTATTAATTTACTTAAGAAGCTCTATTCCAAATTTAGTGTCTCAAATTCATAAACGCGGTCGAGAATACGAAAACACTATAAGTATCGATTATTTAAGCAGGCTGAATGAGCGTTACGAAGCTTGGATTCATGGTTACGACAAAGGGAAATTACTTATTATAGATGTTGACGATTTAAATTTTGTAGATAATCCCGAAGATTTAGGCACTGTTATTAATACTATAGATGCTGAAATAAATGGTTTATTTTAA
- a CDS encoding M1 family peptidase produces MISPKRYFCLLFFLAIALNVTAQKHQRRYDAIDVLNYKFNILLSDTTNEIEGIAEIKIKFKKVITNFQLDLVKKEATNTGMQVVTTSENENTISHTHANGKLVFSISETAPNEIRTYKITYKGVPADGLIISKNKHNERTFFGDNWPDRGQNWLPIVDHPSDKATVEWIITAPSHYQTIGNGIKVEETNISDTQTLSRWKMVDPIPTKVMVIGAARFAVENLGEINNTPISTWVYPQDRDNGFSDYALASPIMDYFVSHIGDYPFKKLANVQSKTRFGGMENAGNIFYTESSVTGTGSSEALIAHEIAHQWFGNSASEANWHHIWLSEGFATYFTNLFFEHKYGRDVFVEREKTQRKAIINFANQSLVPTINTKIENYMQLLNRNSYEKGGWTLHMLRKELGDIIFWEGIRSYYNTFKYGNALSEDLQKVMESVSGKSLDVFFKQWLYQTGHPKLQVNWTATNTNVKLNINQVQPQSDFDFPLDVRLYHTDGSSSIATLSITQKSQETNLTINKAVESIELDPNTWLLFELMSLNKK; encoded by the coding sequence ATGATTTCACCTAAAAGATATTTCTGTTTACTTTTCTTTCTCGCAATAGCTTTAAATGTAACTGCACAAAAACATCAAAGAAGATATGATGCTATTGATGTTTTAAATTATAAATTTAATATTTTACTTTCCGATACAACTAACGAAATTGAAGGTATAGCAGAGATTAAAATTAAGTTTAAAAAAGTCATAACAAATTTTCAGTTAGATCTTGTTAAAAAAGAAGCAACAAATACAGGGATGCAAGTTGTAACTACATCTGAAAACGAAAACACTATATCACATACACATGCAAACGGAAAGTTAGTTTTTTCTATAAGCGAAACTGCCCCTAACGAAATTAGAACTTATAAAATTACTTATAAAGGAGTTCCTGCAGACGGATTAATTATCTCAAAAAATAAGCATAATGAACGTACTTTTTTTGGTGATAATTGGCCTGATCGTGGGCAGAATTGGCTTCCAATTGTAGACCATCCATCTGATAAAGCAACAGTAGAGTGGATTATTACTGCGCCTTCTCATTATCAAACTATTGGTAACGGTATAAAAGTTGAAGAAACCAATATCTCAGACACACAAACTTTATCAAGATGGAAAATGGTAGACCCTATACCAACAAAAGTTATGGTGATTGGAGCTGCTCGCTTTGCAGTAGAGAATTTGGGTGAGATTAATAATACTCCTATTTCAACTTGGGTATATCCTCAAGATCGAGATAATGGTTTTAGTGATTACGCTTTAGCTTCTCCTATTATGGATTATTTTGTGAGTCATATTGGTGATTATCCGTTTAAAAAATTAGCCAACGTACAATCTAAAACACGTTTTGGTGGAATGGAAAATGCAGGAAATATTTTTTATACCGAAAGCAGTGTAACTGGAACTGGTAGTAGTGAAGCTTTAATTGCGCACGAAATTGCTCATCAATGGTTTGGTAATTCGGCATCCGAAGCCAATTGGCATCACATATGGCTAAGTGAAGGGTTTGCCACCTATTTCACTAACTTGTTTTTTGAGCATAAATACGGTCGTGATGTATTTGTTGAAAGAGAAAAAACACAGCGAAAAGCCATTATTAATTTCGCTAATCAATCTCTCGTTCCCACGATAAATACCAAAATAGAAAATTATATGCAACTTCTTAATCGCAATTCATATGAAAAAGGAGGTTGGACATTACATATGCTTCGTAAAGAGTTAGGAGATATTATTTTCTGGGAAGGTATTCGTAGCTACTACAATACTTTTAAATATGGAAATGCATTATCTGAAGATTTACAAAAAGTTATGGAATCTGTATCAGGAAAATCACTTGATGTATTTTTTAAACAATGGTTATATCAAACAGGGCATCCAAAATTACAGGTAAATTGGACTGCTACTAACACAAATGTAAAATTAAATATAAATCAAGTACAGCCTCAATCGGATTTTGATTTCCCATTAGATGTCAGACTTTATCATACTGATGGATCTTCATCGATAGCGACATTGTCTATAACTCAAAAATCACAAGAGACAAACTTAACCATCAATAAGGCTGTTGAGTCTATTGAGTTAGATCCAAACACATGGTTATTATTCGAACTAATGTCGTTAAACAAAAAATAA
- a CDS encoding GLPGLI family protein, which translates to MKTLIKLLTFAIVLMVTEAYAIQDFQGVATYKTLTKLDIDEDQLKGSGGSGLSADMQEKIMAALKKGSQQTYTLEFDKTQSIYKKEEKLAAPQPNSGNFNIAINFSGGIGDVLYKNTKENRYTSANESYSKLFLVKDKLQEHDWKLEKETKNIGEYTCFKATKTFTRTVNVSSFTSFSTNDKNKEEKENKEPETREEEVTITAWYTPQIPVSTGPNIYHGLPGLILEINDGRTTTICSKIVLNPKNKIEIKEPKKGKKVSQAEFDKIMEKKRKEQEEQFRSRSRDGVVREVIRIGG; encoded by the coding sequence ATGAAAACGTTAATTAAATTACTCACGTTCGCCATTGTGTTAATGGTTACTGAAGCTTATGCAATTCAAGACTTTCAAGGTGTCGCAACCTATAAAACACTTACTAAATTAGATATTGATGAAGATCAGCTTAAAGGGAGTGGTGGTAGTGGACTTTCTGCAGATATGCAAGAGAAAATAATGGCAGCGTTAAAAAAAGGATCTCAACAAACGTATACACTTGAATTTGATAAAACACAATCTATTTATAAGAAAGAAGAAAAATTGGCAGCACCACAACCTAATAGCGGAAATTTTAATATAGCAATTAATTTTAGTGGAGGAATAGGAGATGTATTATATAAAAACACAAAAGAAAATAGATATACTAGTGCAAATGAATCTTATAGCAAATTGTTTTTAGTGAAAGATAAACTTCAAGAGCATGATTGGAAATTAGAAAAAGAAACGAAAAATATTGGAGAGTATACTTGCTTTAAAGCTACTAAAACATTTACAAGAACAGTAAACGTGAGTAGTTTTACTAGTTTTAGCACTAATGATAAAAATAAAGAAGAGAAAGAAAATAAAGAGCCAGAAACAAGAGAAGAAGAAGTAACTATTACTGCTTGGTACACACCACAAATACCAGTAAGTACTGGACCAAATATTTATCACGGACTCCCAGGGTTAATACTTGAGATTAACGACGGAAGAACCACAACTATATGTAGTAAAATTGTATTAAATCCTAAAAATAAAATAGAGATTAAAGAGCCTAAAAAAGGAAAAAAAGTAAGCCAAGCTGAGTTTGATAAAATTATGGAGAAAAAACGTAAAGAACAAGAAGAACAATTTAGGTCTAGAAGTAGAGACGGTGTTGTAAGAGAAGTAATCCGAATAGGAGGTTAA